A section of the Pseudanabaena mucicola str. Chao 1806 genome encodes:
- a CDS encoding type II toxin-antitoxin system Phd/YefM family antitoxin, protein MLASEPSLKIDISEAQIQLLHLLDLAIAGQEIVISQGDQPVARLVSIAPKRSLFGSDKGKIFMSDDFDAPLPEFEEY, encoded by the coding sequence ATGTTAGCCTCCGAACCCTCATTAAAAATCGACATTTCCGAAGCCCAAATTCAACTACTTCACTTACTTGACTTAGCGATCGCTGGTCAAGAAATTGTTATTAGCCAAGGCGATCAGCCCGTAGCTCGACTAGTATCCATTGCCCCCAAGCGATCATTATTTGGCAGTGACAAAGGTAAAATATTCATGTCCGATGACTTTGATGCCCCCTTGCCAGAGTTTGAGGAATATTAA
- a CDS encoding DUF3172 domain-containing protein, whose product MARRRYSSTLNTPPTEPRSNGTTIKLAIAGAIFAVGIGVGIALSTLNPTPRTVDAIRLDNLAPSRDFCNNYGASAMVMSSRVYVTLNPFNVFISQAEPIPGCVVLPNNWNLLLQKNVIKESDIRQCKDRMNTFGFTGDLEKSPSVDCIYESKNATEKFTNGLPTTPSPSPKP is encoded by the coding sequence ATGGCAAGACGTAGATATTCCTCAACTCTGAACACGCCTCCCACTGAACCAAGGTCGAATGGTACAACGATCAAATTGGCGATCGCTGGAGCCATTTTTGCGGTCGGTATTGGTGTTGGCATTGCCCTTTCTACGCTCAACCCCACCCCCCGCACCGTTGATGCTATCCGCCTTGACAATCTCGCCCCTAGTCGCGATTTTTGTAATAACTACGGCGCTTCAGCGATGGTGATGAGTAGCCGTGTCTATGTGACGCTCAACCCCTTTAACGTATTTATTAGCCAAGCTGAGCCGATCCCTGGCTGTGTAGTTTTACCTAATAACTGGAATTTGCTCTTACAAAAAAACGTGATCAAAGAGTCAGATATTCGGCAGTGTAAAGACAGAATGAATACCTTTGGCTTTACAGGTGATCTCGAAAAAAGTCCTAGCGTTGACTGCATTTACGAAAGTAAAAACGCTACTGAAAAATTTACCAACGGTTTACCCACAACACCTAGCCCCAGTCCAAAACCCTAA
- a CDS encoding DUF6737 family protein, with translation MTLEKPDSVWDYKPWWCQPWSIILTGFSIIAGSWLLFKMLWLTILVAIPISAWMGFFVILFPKLALQEINQE, from the coding sequence ATGACCTTAGAAAAGCCTGATAGCGTTTGGGATTATAAGCCTTGGTGGTGTCAACCTTGGTCAATTATTTTAACTGGGTTTTCAATTATTGCGGGTAGTTGGCTATTGTTTAAGATGCTTTGGCTCACAATTCTTGTAGCAATTCCCATATCAGCATGGATGGGTTTTTTCGTGATTCTCTTTCCTAAATTAGCTCTTCAAGAAATAAATCAAGAATAA
- a CDS encoding class I SAM-dependent methyltransferase, translated as MGDLSDLQSITASEIENYADLKSWTGVLKDYVGKTLESKKTWYSAVADAYNRVRPRYPQEIITRAITIAQLHNSAKILEIGCGPAIATIPLAELGFSVISLEPNWEASKIAKLNCAAYPQVQIINTSFEEWDLIENQFDAVLAATSWHWLDPAIAYRKSAAALKAAGHLILLWNTPPQLDPATYQLVDSVYQALAPEIPLYARHEGRETHQADFLKFSESIINSGYFANVKYDHSILNVTYSVEEYLLLLSTLSPYIALAEEKRTHLFANLQEILRHHRGDYLNLSFISAFHVARKI; from the coding sequence ATGGGTGATCTATCGGATTTGCAATCTATTACAGCCTCAGAAATAGAAAATTATGCCGATCTCAAAAGTTGGACAGGAGTATTAAAGGATTACGTTGGTAAAACCCTAGAATCAAAAAAGACTTGGTATAGTGCTGTTGCTGATGCTTATAACCGAGTGCGTCCCCGCTATCCTCAAGAAATTATTACGCGGGCGATCACCATTGCTCAACTCCATAATTCGGCAAAAATCCTAGAAATAGGATGTGGACCTGCAATTGCTACGATTCCATTAGCAGAATTAGGGTTTTCGGTAATCAGTCTAGAGCCAAATTGGGAAGCATCTAAAATAGCAAAACTGAACTGTGCAGCCTATCCCCAAGTGCAAATCATCAATACATCCTTTGAGGAATGGGATCTGATAGAAAATCAATTTGATGCTGTGTTAGCGGCAACCTCTTGGCATTGGCTCGATCCTGCGATCGCTTATCGCAAATCGGCAGCAGCATTAAAGGCAGCAGGACATCTCATTTTGTTATGGAATACACCACCACAGTTAGACCCTGCAACTTACCAACTTGTTGATTCCGTTTATCAAGCACTAGCCCCTGAGATTCCGCTTTATGCTAGACATGAGGGCAGGGAGACCCATCAAGCGGATTTTCTCAAGTTTAGTGAGAGCATTATCAATTCGGGATATTTCGCCAATGTCAAATATGACCATTCGATTCTTAATGTGACTTATAGCGTTGAAGAATACCTACTGCTTTTGAGTACGCTTTCACCTTATATTGCCTTAGCCGAAGAGAAACGCACTCATTTATTTGCTAATTTACAGGAAATTCTTCGTCATCATCGAGGCGATTACCTGAATCTATCATTTATCTCTGCTTTTCACGTTGCTCGTAAAATATGA
- a CDS encoding tetratricopeptide repeat protein: MSDVINSVSLSPESPETYLKFGDRYLADNNLPLAIKNYQRALAINSEFAAAHERIGSIYHQQGNFMEAIASFSKAVQLDPQSLESQLGLGNAYQQMGWSELAITHFQKALELHPDRFLAEYHCKLGDSLKERGRLADAIASYERAISLNPDYVDGYRAIAQIYFQSNDPDAVNTIYKRAENHSSELLQAMDYNALGIAYLQKISSIGSVQESLKEELERNAITCFEKSIQIDPSYADAHCNLGSTFHRRDQLKDAILAYKEAIEIDPNFAQPYFNLGLVLNNIGKFDEAIACFQSAVNLVPSWAEAHQYLGILLSRKV; this comes from the coding sequence ATGAGTGATGTTATCAATTCCGTAAGCCTATCTCCTGAGTCTCCCGAAACCTATCTGAAATTTGGAGATCGTTATCTTGCTGACAATAATCTCCCCCTCGCAATCAAAAATTATCAACGTGCTTTAGCGATTAATTCTGAATTTGCGGCTGCCCATGAGCGTATTGGGTCGATATATCACCAGCAAGGCAATTTCATGGAAGCGATCGCTAGTTTTAGTAAAGCTGTTCAACTCGATCCTCAATCTTTAGAATCTCAATTAGGCTTAGGAAATGCCTATCAACAAATGGGATGGAGCGAATTAGCCATTACACATTTTCAGAAAGCATTAGAACTACATCCTGATCGCTTTTTGGCAGAATATCACTGCAAGTTGGGTGATAGTCTCAAGGAGCGAGGTAGACTCGCTGATGCAATTGCTAGCTACGAAAGAGCCATTTCGTTAAATCCTGATTATGTTGATGGCTATCGAGCGATCGCCCAAATATATTTCCAAAGCAATGATCCTGATGCAGTTAATACCATTTATAAACGTGCTGAAAATCATAGCTCAGAACTATTGCAAGCGATGGATTACAATGCACTTGGCATAGCCTATTTACAAAAGATAAGTTCCATTGGTTCTGTCCAAGAATCGCTCAAAGAAGAACTGGAAAGAAATGCGATCACTTGTTTTGAAAAATCTATTCAGATTGATCCTAGTTATGCTGATGCTCACTGTAATCTTGGTAGTACTTTCCATCGCCGTGACCAATTGAAAGATGCCATCTTAGCTTACAAAGAAGCAATCGAGATTGACCCAAATTTTGCTCAGCCCTACTTCAACCTTGGTCTTGTCTTAAATAATATTGGCAAGTTTGACGAAGCGATCGCCTGCTTTCAATCAGCAGTTAACCTTGTTCCCAGTTGGGCAGAAGCACATCAATACTTAGGTATCCTTTTATCTCGAAAAGTATAA
- the argS gene encoding arginine--tRNA ligase, whose product MTTSVLSDLKIRFSKAIASAFGEEYANYDPAVAPSKDAKFGDYQCNAALGLTKKLKQKPQDVAAKIIENLLANASINEIFETPTVAGAGFINLKLKLSYLETQLAKMQKSDRLAIAKVDQPERVIVDFSSPNIAKEMHVGHLRSTIIGDSIARILEFQGHDVLRLNHVGDWGTQFGMLITYLREVYPDALTKADAIAIGDLVELYRAAKKRFDEDENFKETSRNAVVELQAGAPSAKLAWQLLCEQSRREFQKIYDALNIHLEERGESFYNPFLSDVITDLRETGLLQEDQGALCVFLEGFTNKDGQALPLIVQKSDGGYNYATTDLAALRYRIREDKATRIIYVTDIGQSGHFAQVFQVAKRANWIPETVQTTHVPFGLVMGDDGKKFKTRSGDTVALKNLLEEAITRARADIESRNPDASEEFKRDVAEAVGLGAVKYADLSQNRTSNYIFSFDKMLALQGNTAPYMLYAYVRVQGIGRKGDIDFANLNVDTVKLTQEPEIVLAKHLLQFAEAIDAVAEELYPNRLCQYLFELSQKFNQFFEQCPVLQAEESERFSRLSLCDITAKALKLGLSLLGIRVLERM is encoded by the coding sequence ATGACTACTTCCGTCCTATCTGATCTGAAAATTCGCTTTTCTAAGGCGATCGCTTCCGCCTTTGGTGAAGAATATGCCAACTATGATCCTGCCGTGGCTCCTTCTAAGGATGCGAAATTTGGGGATTATCAATGTAATGCAGCTCTGGGATTGACCAAGAAACTAAAACAAAAGCCGCAAGATGTAGCTGCCAAAATTATTGAAAATTTACTAGCCAATGCATCGATAAATGAAATCTTTGAGACTCCGACGGTTGCGGGGGCTGGCTTTATTAACCTAAAGCTCAAACTTAGTTATTTAGAAACCCAATTAGCAAAAATGCAAAAAAGTGATCGGTTAGCGATCGCTAAAGTTGATCAACCCGAGCGTGTGATTGTCGATTTCTCTAGTCCGAATATTGCTAAGGAAATGCATGTCGGACATTTGCGATCAACGATTATCGGTGACAGTATTGCGCGAATTTTAGAATTTCAGGGACATGATGTACTCCGTCTGAACCACGTTGGTGATTGGGGAACCCAGTTTGGGATGTTGATTACTTACCTGCGCGAAGTTTATCCCGATGCGTTGACCAAAGCTGACGCGATCGCGATCGGTGATTTGGTAGAACTCTATCGCGCCGCCAAAAAACGCTTTGATGAAGATGAAAACTTTAAGGAAACATCACGGAATGCCGTTGTGGAGTTGCAGGCAGGTGCACCATCTGCAAAACTAGCGTGGCAACTACTTTGTGAACAGTCCCGTCGTGAATTCCAAAAGATTTACGATGCCCTGAATATCCACTTAGAAGAACGTGGCGAATCTTTTTACAATCCCTTTCTTTCAGATGTAATTACCGATCTGCGTGAAACTGGCTTATTGCAAGAAGATCAAGGTGCATTATGTGTATTCTTAGAAGGATTTACTAATAAAGATGGTCAAGCTTTACCCCTGATCGTCCAGAAATCTGATGGTGGCTATAACTATGCGACTACTGACCTCGCGGCCCTACGTTATCGCATTCGTGAGGACAAAGCCACGCGCATTATTTATGTTACTGATATCGGTCAATCGGGACATTTTGCCCAAGTCTTCCAAGTTGCTAAACGAGCCAATTGGATTCCTGAAACGGTACAGACTACTCATGTTCCCTTTGGTTTGGTAATGGGTGATGATGGCAAAAAGTTTAAAACGCGATCGGGCGATACCGTTGCTCTCAAAAATTTACTCGAAGAAGCAATTACTCGCGCCCGTGCCGACATCGAAAGCCGAAATCCCGATGCATCAGAGGAGTTTAAGCGGGATGTTGCCGAAGCGGTTGGACTTGGTGCAGTAAAGTATGCTGATCTCTCTCAAAATCGTACCAGCAACTATATTTTCAGCTTCGATAAGATGCTTGCTCTGCAAGGCAATACGGCTCCCTATATGCTATATGCCTATGTGCGCGTCCAAGGCATTGGACGTAAAGGGGATATCGATTTTGCTAATTTAAATGTGGATACAGTCAAGCTCACGCAAGAGCCAGAGATTGTGTTAGCTAAGCATTTGTTGCAATTTGCGGAAGCGATCGATGCAGTTGCAGAAGAACTCTATCCCAATCGTCTTTGCCAATATCTCTTTGAACTCAGTCAAAAGTTCAATCAATTCTTTGAGCAATGCCCTGTGCTACAAGCGGAAGAATCCGAGCGCTTCTCCCGCTTAAGTCTCTGTGACATCACTGCCAAGGCCCTGAAGCTTGGCTTAAGTCTACTTGGTATTCGTGTTTTAGAACGTATGTAA
- a CDS encoding type I restriction endonuclease, with product MTTIAVTDAIRSFTEVESRFGLTRSLDPDFFSEWQQNFEPLTQIEKSTLDRIKHSYLRHINEGFLSEGVVNLLVVSPLLFLANFLDAPFSLRSEEAIEIVDQDLDITYKGRIDALVFKESIWIVLVEAKRSSFSFLVAVPQALTYMMASPNENLPTYALVTNGDHFMFVKKHGSQYDLSDDFSLFKRSQNELYPVLQILKSLANI from the coding sequence ATGACTACTATTGCTGTTACAGATGCAATTAGATCTTTTACTGAGGTGGAGTCGAGATTTGGACTAACGAGATCGCTTGATCCTGATTTCTTTTCGGAATGGCAACAGAATTTTGAGCCTCTCACCCAAATCGAAAAATCAACTCTGGATCGGATTAAGCATTCCTATTTGCGCCACATTAATGAAGGGTTTCTCTCGGAAGGTGTGGTTAATTTATTAGTAGTTTCACCTTTGCTATTTCTAGCGAATTTTCTGGATGCTCCTTTCAGCCTTCGCAGTGAAGAAGCGATCGAGATTGTCGATCAAGATCTAGATATTACCTATAAAGGGCGGATCGATGCTTTGGTATTTAAAGAAAGTATTTGGATTGTGTTAGTAGAAGCTAAACGTTCTAGCTTTTCGTTTTTAGTGGCAGTTCCTCAAGCCTTAACCTATATGATGGCAAGCCCCAATGAAAATTTACCAACCTATGCTCTAGTCACCAATGGCGATCATTTTATGTTTGTGAAAAAACATGGTTCTCAATACGATCTTTCTGATGACTTCTCTTTGTTTAAGCGATCGCAAAATGAGCTTTATCCCGTTCTACAAATTCTCAAGTCTCTTGCAAATATCTAA
- a CDS encoding WYL domain-containing protein, whose protein sequence is MSRKGESITLSIKERDKANLEAIAIELGMTWGDRPNISKLVEAIARKQIQISKNNDWASDRLEALSGTFRLLVDYGDREKAQIIAHLLLERSELNKPLRREIEQFLNKPPEIWRHTIDRYIKQQQPFRLQYLDAAERHHEFSIYYAQVTPHDKRLYLDCWCEDIAASDDVIALNHNRCLRLDRIPAEAAITPIQGKWRTQLDHIFVTFNLSGKLAFAYQQREGDIDNTWLDTDPPMRQVIRKITSTFWFYREILPYAEDCEILEPADVRERFKAKVRSLYIKYSG, encoded by the coding sequence GTGTCACGAAAAGGCGAATCGATCACACTATCTATCAAAGAACGAGATAAAGCTAACTTAGAAGCGATCGCGATCGAACTTGGCATGACATGGGGCGATCGCCCAAATATCTCTAAACTAGTCGAAGCGATCGCCCGCAAACAAATCCAAATTTCCAAAAATAATGACTGGGCAAGCGATCGCCTTGAAGCCCTATCAGGAACTTTTAGACTTTTAGTTGACTACGGTGATCGTGAAAAGGCGCAAATCATCGCCCATCTCTTATTAGAACGCAGTGAGCTCAACAAACCTTTGCGCCGTGAAATTGAACAATTTCTCAACAAGCCCCCCGAAATCTGGCGACACACGATTGACCGCTATATCAAGCAACAACAACCCTTTCGCCTGCAATATCTCGATGCGGCGGAGCGACATCATGAGTTCTCCATTTATTACGCACAAGTCACTCCCCACGATAAACGCCTCTACCTCGACTGTTGGTGTGAAGATATCGCCGCCAGTGATGATGTAATAGCACTCAACCATAACCGTTGTCTCAGGCTTGATCGCATCCCTGCGGAAGCTGCGATTACGCCAATTCAAGGTAAATGGCGAACGCAACTAGATCACATCTTCGTCACGTTCAATTTATCGGGGAAACTCGCCTTTGCCTATCAGCAACGCGAAGGAGATATTGACAATACTTGGTTAGATACCGATCCCCCAATGCGTCAAGTCATCCGCAAAATTACCAGTACATTTTGGTTCTATCGGGAAATTTTGCCCTACGCTGAAGATTGCGAAATCCTTGAGCCTGCTGATGTGCGTGAAAGGTTCAAAGCGAAAGTGCGATCACTATACATCAAATATTCAGGTTAA
- a CDS encoding tetratricopeptide repeat protein, with amino-acid sequence MDPKSQKNLISEHFFQEACQDWDLERLINALGIANSCALQRNLRALLLGLTPKQAANIIGIKADGLKVGYSTLYGLIRNLTGEDKVGGLSAALVLEKAGYRKNNISTHNENLVSQPEGKKETPNFDCLEQDKEIHQPPTELEFIGRDRDLNELANLSKQAKIVLIKAGGGVGKSTLAREFLQPRSHLKKIILIKMGMESGNVTPAEEKVAQILHTNFDEEPSRDFGINLAILQEKLADRANPIGILIDNLEPALDENYRFREKLRGYDDLLEVLGDRDVFSFTLITSRRSLITPRAKVHEYSLEGLDITAWRQYFHDCENGADSEALMQMCVAYNGNAKVMDILHGAIKNRFDGNIGAYWNRYKDALLADSELATLISVEMDWLRDNQPDAYKLLCRMGCYRYQDVKTVPFEGLICLLWDVTESQRVGVIDYLSKSSLIEFKGEYYLHPAVREAAKSRLEISQQDWKTANIKAGEFWTDSVKTIDTINDSIRAFEASYHYFEIKDFLAAGETLINGRESDLEEESYVSGLGTKFFRFGFSDYMISAIHKVLPNIPLNSYLYMRLLNLLGNNFLAKGQLKEGILHHQKCAEISFDIKEIFWEIVSYINLGYLYLDLWELTKAYTSFQKALSLTPEKSSNFKKLKFYRNYLSFILSMVSPEKNYLNVLQEVDDIITNLSVVGISNHEKSIGYIVLGIAYKEVSEFEKAKSVFLKALDYSNKNSYPHIRCKALNGIAELYRIKGELKKSINFLCESVSNIEKIGARSDLANAYFQLGLTYQAMGEHDQAEEYKAKALELFEQMEAPKQIERVNKAFGDNIQ; translated from the coding sequence ATGGATCCTAAGTCTCAAAAAAATCTAATATCTGAACACTTTTTTCAAGAAGCTTGTCAAGACTGGGACTTGGAACGATTAATCAATGCTTTAGGCATAGCAAACTCATGTGCGCTGCAACGTAATTTAAGAGCATTGTTATTAGGATTAACCCCAAAACAGGCAGCAAATATAATAGGGATAAAAGCCGATGGGCTAAAAGTTGGCTACTCCACTCTATATGGACTCATAAGAAACTTAACAGGAGAAGATAAAGTTGGTGGGCTGTCGGCGGCTTTGGTGTTAGAGAAAGCTGGATATCGAAAAAACAACATATCAACACATAATGAAAATCTTGTCTCACAACCTGAAGGGAAAAAAGAAACTCCAAATTTTGACTGCTTAGAACAAGATAAAGAAATTCATCAACCTCCCACTGAATTGGAATTTATTGGACGCGATCGCGATCTAAATGAACTCGCAAACCTCAGCAAACAAGCCAAAATCGTCTTAATCAAAGCTGGCGGGGGCGTTGGCAAGTCAACATTAGCGCGGGAGTTTTTACAGCCGCGTTCGCATCTAAAAAAAATTATTTTGATAAAGATGGGTATGGAATCGGGGAACGTTACACCTGCGGAAGAGAAGGTAGCACAAATTTTGCACACGAATTTTGATGAGGAGCCTAGTCGGGATTTCGGGATTAATTTGGCTATTTTGCAAGAGAAGTTAGCAGATCGAGCAAATCCCATCGGAATACTAATCGATAACCTCGAACCTGCGCTAGATGAGAATTATCGATTTCGGGAGAAGCTGCGCGGCTATGATGACTTGTTAGAGGTGTTGGGCGATCGCGATGTCTTTTCGTTTACGCTGATCACCAGTCGCCGATCTCTGATTACACCACGAGCGAAAGTCCATGAGTATTCACTTGAGGGGCTAGACATTACGGCATGGCGGCAATATTTCCATGATTGCGAGAATGGGGCAGATTCTGAGGCGTTAATGCAGATGTGTGTTGCCTATAATGGGAATGCGAAGGTAATGGATATTCTACATGGTGCGATTAAGAACCGTTTTGACGGTAATATTGGAGCCTATTGGAATCGATATAAGGATGCTTTGTTGGCAGATTCAGAACTAGCAACTTTAATTTCCGTGGAAATGGATTGGTTGCGAGACAATCAGCCTGATGCTTATAAGTTGCTCTGTCGGATGGGTTGCTATCGTTATCAGGATGTCAAAACTGTTCCTTTTGAGGGGTTGATTTGTTTGTTGTGGGATGTGACTGAATCTCAACGAGTTGGAGTTATAGATTATTTGAGTAAAAGTTCTCTAATTGAATTTAAAGGCGAATACTATTTACACCCTGCTGTTAGAGAAGCTGCTAAATCAAGATTAGAAATAAGCCAACAAGATTGGAAAACTGCGAACATTAAGGCTGGTGAATTTTGGACAGATAGTGTGAAAACAATTGATACTATTAATGATTCAATTAGAGCTTTTGAAGCTAGTTATCATTATTTTGAAATCAAAGACTTTCTTGCAGCAGGGGAAACATTAATTAATGGTAGGGAAAGTGATCTTGAAGAAGAGAGTTATGTAAGCGGATTAGGTACAAAGTTTTTTCGTTTCGGTTTTTCAGATTACATGATTTCTGCTATCCACAAGGTTTTACCAAATATACCTTTGAATAGTTATTTGTATATGCGTCTTTTAAATTTACTTGGCAATAATTTTTTGGCTAAAGGTCAATTAAAAGAAGGCATATTACATCATCAAAAATGTGCAGAGATTTCATTCGATATAAAAGAAATATTCTGGGAAATCGTTAGTTATATTAATCTTGGTTATCTTTATCTTGATTTATGGGAGTTAACCAAAGCATATACTTCATTCCAAAAAGCACTAAGTTTGACACCAGAAAAGTCATCGAACTTCAAAAAATTAAAATTTTATAGGAACTATCTCTCATTTATTCTTTCCATGGTTTCGCCAGAAAAAAATTATCTAAATGTACTGCAAGAAGTGGATGACATAATTACAAACCTTTCAGTGGTTGGCATTAGCAATCACGAGAAATCAATTGGATATATCGTGCTAGGTATAGCATATAAAGAGGTGTCTGAATTTGAAAAAGCAAAAAGTGTATTTTTAAAAGCACTTGATTACTCAAACAAGAATTCATATCCCCATATAAGATGCAAGGCTCTTAATGGAATTGCTGAATTGTATAGAATTAAGGGAGAGCTTAAAAAGTCCATAAATTTTCTTTGTGAGTCTGTAAGTAACATAGAAAAAATTGGAGCCAGAAGCGATCTAGCCAATGCATATTTTCAACTTGGGCTAACATATCAGGCAATGGGAGAACATGACCAAGCAGAAGAATATAAAGCAAAAGCACTAGAACTTTTCGAGCAAATGGAAGCACCGAAGCAAATCGAGAGAGTTAACAAAGCCTTTGGAGATAACATTCAATGA
- the isiD gene encoding protein IsiD, translating to MVDNPSKDVIGEAPEVDPSKFNATDVAEIADRLERDDYASAFESLRDWHILRSLAFKGSDLVEPYRHLLDLEAFDEC from the coding sequence ATGGTTGATAACCCCTCAAAGGATGTAATAGGCGAAGCTCCAGAAGTTGATCCTAGTAAATTTAATGCGACAGATGTCGCAGAAATTGCAGATCGTCTAGAGCGTGATGACTATGCCAGTGCTTTTGAGAGCCTCAGAGATTGGCATATTCTGCGATCGCTAGCTTTTAAAGGCTCGGATTTAGTTGAGCCGTATCGGCACTTACTAGATTTAGAAGCATTTGATGAATGTTAA
- a CDS encoding Fic family protein, which translates to MQDLESILTKINQCKSELDILRHNLDNATIKEALKVEFLYESNRIEGNTLTLRETQLVINEGMTISGKSMREHLEAINHKEAILFIEDLVTQKMELSEYVLKQIHGIVLYGIDRENAGVYRKLPVAIAGSKHLPPQPYLLQDLMEDYFRFYELHKNDLHPVVLAAEMHERLVSIHPFIDGNGRTSRLIMNLILLQHGFPLAIIGGDYESRMAYYDALEKVQTENDKQSFILLIAEKVLFALERYINILSSNRS; encoded by the coding sequence ATGCAAGATCTAGAATCAATCCTAACCAAGATTAATCAATGCAAATCTGAGCTGGATATTTTGCGGCACAATCTTGATAATGCCACAATTAAAGAAGCCTTAAAAGTTGAATTTTTGTACGAAAGTAATCGCATTGAAGGAAATACATTAACCTTGCGCGAAACTCAACTTGTCATTAATGAAGGGATGACGATTAGTGGCAAGAGTATGCGCGAACATTTGGAAGCAATTAATCATAAAGAAGCAATTTTGTTTATTGAAGATCTAGTTACTCAAAAAATGGAGCTATCAGAGTATGTACTCAAACAAATTCATGGGATTGTTTTGTATGGCATAGATCGAGAGAACGCTGGAGTTTATCGCAAGTTACCTGTCGCGATCGCAGGAAGTAAACACTTACCGCCACAGCCCTATTTATTACAGGATTTAATGGAAGATTATTTTCGATTTTATGAACTCCATAAAAATGATTTACATCCCGTAGTTTTAGCTGCCGAAATGCACGAAAGATTAGTTTCCATTCATCCTTTTATTGACGGAAATGGTCGCACTTCTCGTTTAATTATGAACTTAATTTTATTACAGCACGGCTTTCCCTTAGCAATTATCGGTGGTGATTATGAAAGTCGCATGGCTTACTATGATGCTTTAGAAAAAGTCCAAACTGAGAATGACAAACAGTCCTTTATTTTGTTGATTGCCGAAAAAGTTCTATTTGCCTTAGAACGTTATATAAATATACTTAGTTCTAACAGGAGCTAA
- a CDS encoding type II toxin-antitoxin system VapC family toxin, protein MRVLLDTHALLWFFAGDNKLSQPAKTIIDDVEVTKLISIASIWEKTIKQARGKLNLETTAAIYARQKLSIQGFQLLSVEISHLEALSLLPAHHNDPFDRIMISQAISENLPLISCDQFFPNYPVQLIW, encoded by the coding sequence ATGCGAGTTTTGCTTGATACTCACGCACTGCTCTGGTTTTTCGCTGGCGACAACAAATTGAGCCAACCCGCAAAAACGATTATTGATGATGTCGAAGTAACTAAGCTTATCAGCATTGCCAGCATTTGGGAAAAGACCATCAAACAAGCTAGAGGCAAGCTTAATTTGGAAACCACAGCAGCTATATACGCCAGACAAAAGCTTTCTATACAAGGCTTTCAACTTCTATCTGTAGAAATATCTCATCTTGAAGCCCTATCTTTACTCCCAGCGCACCATAATGATCCTTTTGACCGCATCATGATATCTCAAGCAATTAGCGAGAATCTTCCATTAATCAGTTGCGATCAATTCTTTCCTAACTATCCAGTTCAATTAATCTGGTAA